In Mixophyes fleayi isolate aMixFle1 chromosome 4, aMixFle1.hap1, whole genome shotgun sequence, the following proteins share a genomic window:
- the PHYHIP gene encoding phytanoyl-CoA hydroxylase-interacting protein isoform X1 — MWNLRHKNIQPFHCRITSEVTQHISKTVLLLEHEGETSQIAAVSHIARSSNTSTDLHSDSTRSTSESETLLPQVQSMEPPLSAPHDIQISDITCDSFRVSWEMPPYDTRRVTHYFIDLNKQGGQKENKFKHRDVPTKLVAKAVVLPMMVRGHWFLSPRTEYTLAVQTAVKRSDGEYTVSGWSETLHFCTGDYAVEQVRQLQEKAEGIAGRMLSFQVFYRNQTAEYFQLARDKWGGLMLPSLKDQSGSHGSPISGTLHGVFFSCNTEFNTGLPPHDSPYGRWRVTVPAGNIFNEDTHLYFADFYCMYSAYHYVVLVLAPRGSQGDAFCSARLPLLDPQNNPFLTRGEQGSYLHAQDLILEILYTEPVPLGLGQLSEIKGHQLMSLSTANAKKDPSCKVCNISGGR; from the exons ATGTGGAACTTACGTCACAAGAATATTCAACCCTTTCACTGCCGCATCACAAG TGAAGTAACACAGCATATTTCCAAG ACTGTATTGCTATTGGAGCACGAGGGAGAAACAAGCCAAATAGCAGCAGTCAGTCACATAGCGAGATCCTCAAATACCAGCACAGATCTACACAGTGACAGCACCAGGAGTACTTCAGAGTCAG AGACTTTGCTCCCTCAAGTACAGAGCATGGAGCCCCCTCTTTCTGCTCCACATGATATCCAGATTAGTGACATAACCTGCGACTCATTCCGGGTGTCCTGGGAGATGCCACCTTATGATACCAGGCGGGTAACTCATTACTTTATAGACCTGAACAAGCAAGGTGGGCAGAAGGAGAACAAGTTCAAGCACCGG GATGTGCCAACCAAACTGGTGGCGAAGGCGGTGGTGCTGCCTATGATGGTGCGAGGCCATTGGTTCCTGAGTCCACGGACAGAGTACACGTTGGCTGTGCAGACTGCAGTGAAACGCAGTGACGGGGAATACACAGTGTCCGGCTGGAGTGAGACGCTCCACTTCTGTACAGGAG ATTACGCAGTGGAGCAGGTGAGGCAGCTTCAGGAGAAGGCAGAAGGGATCGCAGGACGGATGTTATCATTCCAAGTCTTCTACAGGAACCAGACTGCAGAATACTTCCAGCTCGCCAG AGACAAGTGGGGAGGTCTCATGCTACCATCCTTAAAAGACCAGAGCGGGAGCCACGGATCACCAATCAGTGGCACACTCCATGGCGTCTTTTTTAGCTGCAACACAGAGTTCAACACTGGCCTGCCCCCGCATGACTCGCCCTACGGGAGATGGAGGGTGACTGTTCCAGCTGGGAACATCTTTAATGAGGACACACACCTTTACTTTGCTGACTtctattgtatgtacagtgccTACCACTATGTTGTCCTGGTCCTGGCTCCTCGAGGTTCACAAGGAGATGCCTTCTGCAGTGCTCGTTTGCCACTGCTGGACCCGCAGAACAACCCTTTTCTGACCCGGGGTGAGCAGGGTAGTTACCTGCACGCACAAGATCTTATACTAGAGATACTCTACACTGAACCAGTTCCCCTGGGCTTGGGGCAGCTTTCGGAGATCAAAGGGCATCAGTTGATGAGCCTTTCTACGGCA
- the PHYHIP gene encoding phytanoyl-CoA hydroxylase-interacting protein isoform X2 — MTVLLLEHEGETSQIAAVSHIARSSNTSTDLHSDSTRSTSESETLLPQVQSMEPPLSAPHDIQISDITCDSFRVSWEMPPYDTRRVTHYFIDLNKQGGQKENKFKHRDVPTKLVAKAVVLPMMVRGHWFLSPRTEYTLAVQTAVKRSDGEYTVSGWSETLHFCTGDYAVEQVRQLQEKAEGIAGRMLSFQVFYRNQTAEYFQLARDKWGGLMLPSLKDQSGSHGSPISGTLHGVFFSCNTEFNTGLPPHDSPYGRWRVTVPAGNIFNEDTHLYFADFYCMYSAYHYVVLVLAPRGSQGDAFCSARLPLLDPQNNPFLTRGEQGSYLHAQDLILEILYTEPVPLGLGQLSEIKGHQLMSLSTANAKKDPSCKVCNISGGR, encoded by the exons ACTGTATTGCTATTGGAGCACGAGGGAGAAACAAGCCAAATAGCAGCAGTCAGTCACATAGCGAGATCCTCAAATACCAGCACAGATCTACACAGTGACAGCACCAGGAGTACTTCAGAGTCAG AGACTTTGCTCCCTCAAGTACAGAGCATGGAGCCCCCTCTTTCTGCTCCACATGATATCCAGATTAGTGACATAACCTGCGACTCATTCCGGGTGTCCTGGGAGATGCCACCTTATGATACCAGGCGGGTAACTCATTACTTTATAGACCTGAACAAGCAAGGTGGGCAGAAGGAGAACAAGTTCAAGCACCGG GATGTGCCAACCAAACTGGTGGCGAAGGCGGTGGTGCTGCCTATGATGGTGCGAGGCCATTGGTTCCTGAGTCCACGGACAGAGTACACGTTGGCTGTGCAGACTGCAGTGAAACGCAGTGACGGGGAATACACAGTGTCCGGCTGGAGTGAGACGCTCCACTTCTGTACAGGAG ATTACGCAGTGGAGCAGGTGAGGCAGCTTCAGGAGAAGGCAGAAGGGATCGCAGGACGGATGTTATCATTCCAAGTCTTCTACAGGAACCAGACTGCAGAATACTTCCAGCTCGCCAG AGACAAGTGGGGAGGTCTCATGCTACCATCCTTAAAAGACCAGAGCGGGAGCCACGGATCACCAATCAGTGGCACACTCCATGGCGTCTTTTTTAGCTGCAACACAGAGTTCAACACTGGCCTGCCCCCGCATGACTCGCCCTACGGGAGATGGAGGGTGACTGTTCCAGCTGGGAACATCTTTAATGAGGACACACACCTTTACTTTGCTGACTtctattgtatgtacagtgccTACCACTATGTTGTCCTGGTCCTGGCTCCTCGAGGTTCACAAGGAGATGCCTTCTGCAGTGCTCGTTTGCCACTGCTGGACCCGCAGAACAACCCTTTTCTGACCCGGGGTGAGCAGGGTAGTTACCTGCACGCACAAGATCTTATACTAGAGATACTCTACACTGAACCAGTTCCCCTGGGCTTGGGGCAGCTTTCGGAGATCAAAGGGCATCAGTTGATGAGCCTTTCTACGGCA
- the PHYHIP gene encoding phytanoyl-CoA hydroxylase-interacting protein isoform X3, whose translation MEPPLSAPHDIQISDITCDSFRVSWEMPPYDTRRVTHYFIDLNKQGGQKENKFKHRDVPTKLVAKAVVLPMMVRGHWFLSPRTEYTLAVQTAVKRSDGEYTVSGWSETLHFCTGDYAVEQVRQLQEKAEGIAGRMLSFQVFYRNQTAEYFQLARDKWGGLMLPSLKDQSGSHGSPISGTLHGVFFSCNTEFNTGLPPHDSPYGRWRVTVPAGNIFNEDTHLYFADFYCMYSAYHYVVLVLAPRGSQGDAFCSARLPLLDPQNNPFLTRGEQGSYLHAQDLILEILYTEPVPLGLGQLSEIKGHQLMSLSTANAKKDPSCKVCNISGGR comes from the exons ATGGAGCCCCCTCTTTCTGCTCCACATGATATCCAGATTAGTGACATAACCTGCGACTCATTCCGGGTGTCCTGGGAGATGCCACCTTATGATACCAGGCGGGTAACTCATTACTTTATAGACCTGAACAAGCAAGGTGGGCAGAAGGAGAACAAGTTCAAGCACCGG GATGTGCCAACCAAACTGGTGGCGAAGGCGGTGGTGCTGCCTATGATGGTGCGAGGCCATTGGTTCCTGAGTCCACGGACAGAGTACACGTTGGCTGTGCAGACTGCAGTGAAACGCAGTGACGGGGAATACACAGTGTCCGGCTGGAGTGAGACGCTCCACTTCTGTACAGGAG ATTACGCAGTGGAGCAGGTGAGGCAGCTTCAGGAGAAGGCAGAAGGGATCGCAGGACGGATGTTATCATTCCAAGTCTTCTACAGGAACCAGACTGCAGAATACTTCCAGCTCGCCAG AGACAAGTGGGGAGGTCTCATGCTACCATCCTTAAAAGACCAGAGCGGGAGCCACGGATCACCAATCAGTGGCACACTCCATGGCGTCTTTTTTAGCTGCAACACAGAGTTCAACACTGGCCTGCCCCCGCATGACTCGCCCTACGGGAGATGGAGGGTGACTGTTCCAGCTGGGAACATCTTTAATGAGGACACACACCTTTACTTTGCTGACTtctattgtatgtacagtgccTACCACTATGTTGTCCTGGTCCTGGCTCCTCGAGGTTCACAAGGAGATGCCTTCTGCAGTGCTCGTTTGCCACTGCTGGACCCGCAGAACAACCCTTTTCTGACCCGGGGTGAGCAGGGTAGTTACCTGCACGCACAAGATCTTATACTAGAGATACTCTACACTGAACCAGTTCCCCTGGGCTTGGGGCAGCTTTCGGAGATCAAAGGGCATCAGTTGATGAGCCTTTCTACGGCA